A section of the Citrus sinensis cultivar Valencia sweet orange chromosome 8, DVS_A1.0, whole genome shotgun sequence genome encodes:
- the LOC102609428 gene encoding DNA polymerase II subunit B3-1 isoform X2, translating to MASSKKRKEEKAKLENAETRKKAKPSPKKPKKSNKKTAIQNGTVSESKDEVVVTPASSSINDSQQDSETEQEGRSQEQEATNEKKKKPNKNGKKIERDDDDEVSKVCNFPMGRIKRIFKTQSSDIGITGEAVFLVNKATDKFLEQFCEDAYECCAKDRKKSLAYKHLAVVSEQSKYDFLSDYVPEKIKAEDALAQRELAEGGEG from the exons ATGGCTTCTTcgaagaaaaggaaagaagaaaaagccAAACTCGAAAACGCAGAAACGAGGAAGAAGGCAAAACCAAGTCCAAAGAAACCAAAGAAGAGCAACAAGAAGACGGCGATTCAAAACGGCACCGTTAGCGAGTCCAAGGACGAGGTTGTAGTAACACCAGCTTCGTCAAGCATTAATGATTCACAGCAAGACTCGGAAACCGAACAAGAAGGCAGAAGCCAAGAACAAGAAGCGACGaatgaaaagaagaagaaacccaataaaaatggaaagaaaatagagcgcgatgatgatgatgaggttTCCAAAGTGTGTAATTTTCCCATGGGTAggattaaaagaattttcaagaCTCAAAGTTCTGATATTGGTATTACTGGGGAGGCTGTTTTTCTTGTTAACAAAGCCACG GATAAGTTTCTTGAACAATTTTGTGAAGATGCATATGAATGTTGTGCTAAGGATCGTAAGAAATCGCTTGCTTACAAGCATTTAG CAGTTGTTTCTGAACAGAGCAAATATGACTTTCTTTCAG ATTATGTTCctgagaaaataaaagctgAGGATGCATTGGCCCAGAGAGAATTAGCTGAGGGAGGGGAAGGATAG
- the LOC102609428 gene encoding DNA polymerase II subunit B3-1 isoform X3, whose product MASSKKRKEEKAKLENAETRKKAKPSPKKPKKSNKKTAIQNGTVSESKDEVVVTPASSSINDSQQDSETEQEGRSQEQEATNEKKKKPNKNGKKIERDDDDEVSKVCNFPMGRIKRIFKTQSSDIGITGEAVFLVNKATDKFLEQFCEDAYECCAKDRKKSLAYKHLGNLFL is encoded by the exons ATGGCTTCTTcgaagaaaaggaaagaagaaaaagccAAACTCGAAAACGCAGAAACGAGGAAGAAGGCAAAACCAAGTCCAAAGAAACCAAAGAAGAGCAACAAGAAGACGGCGATTCAAAACGGCACCGTTAGCGAGTCCAAGGACGAGGTTGTAGTAACACCAGCTTCGTCAAGCATTAATGATTCACAGCAAGACTCGGAAACCGAACAAGAAGGCAGAAGCCAAGAACAAGAAGCGACGaatgaaaagaagaagaaacccaataaaaatggaaagaaaatagagcgcgatgatgatgatgaggttTCCAAAGTGTGTAATTTTCCCATGGGTAggattaaaagaattttcaagaCTCAAAGTTCTGATATTGGTATTACTGGGGAGGCTGTTTTTCTTGTTAACAAAGCCACG GATAAGTTTCTTGAACAATTTTGTGAAGATGCATATGAATGTTGTGCTAAGGATCGTAAGAAATCGCTTGCTTACAAGCATTTAG GTAATTTATTTCTCTAA
- the LOC102609428 gene encoding DNA polymerase II subunit B3-1 isoform X1 — protein sequence MASSKKRKEEKAKLENAETRKKAKPSPKKPKKSNKKTAIQNGTVSESKDEVVVTPASSSINDSQQDSETEQEGRSQEQEATNEKKKKPNKNGKKIERDDDDEVSKVCNFPMGRIKRIFKTQSSDIGITGEAVFLVNKATDKFLEQFCEDAYECCAKDRKKSLAYKHLAAVVSEQSKYDFLSDYVPEKIKAEDALAQRELAEGGEG from the exons ATGGCTTCTTcgaagaaaaggaaagaagaaaaagccAAACTCGAAAACGCAGAAACGAGGAAGAAGGCAAAACCAAGTCCAAAGAAACCAAAGAAGAGCAACAAGAAGACGGCGATTCAAAACGGCACCGTTAGCGAGTCCAAGGACGAGGTTGTAGTAACACCAGCTTCGTCAAGCATTAATGATTCACAGCAAGACTCGGAAACCGAACAAGAAGGCAGAAGCCAAGAACAAGAAGCGACGaatgaaaagaagaagaaacccaataaaaatggaaagaaaatagagcgcgatgatgatgatgaggttTCCAAAGTGTGTAATTTTCCCATGGGTAggattaaaagaattttcaagaCTCAAAGTTCTGATATTGGTATTACTGGGGAGGCTGTTTTTCTTGTTAACAAAGCCACG GATAAGTTTCTTGAACAATTTTGTGAAGATGCATATGAATGTTGTGCTAAGGATCGTAAGAAATCGCTTGCTTACAAGCATTTAG CAGCAGTTGTTTCTGAACAGAGCAAATATGACTTTCTTTCAG ATTATGTTCctgagaaaataaaagctgAGGATGCATTGGCCCAGAGAGAATTAGCTGAGGGAGGGGAAGGATAG
- the LOC102610116 gene encoding dehydrodolichyl diphosphate synthase 6-like encodes MERQVGAEESKLCRKLGVFMRKCVFRILSVGVIPNHIAFILDGNRRFAKKHNLAGEGAGHRAGFLTLMSLLKYCVELSVKYVSIYAFSIDNFKRTQNEIRYLMDLMLEKMELLLREDGFLSKYGVRVCFIGNLGLVSEPIRVAAEKVMRATSKNTRIVILICLAYSSTEEIVHTVEETCLVTKKTQPQAFKPRNPQNDVTEDADEHKNKEKNTIKLVDLEKHMYMGVYPDPDILIRTSGENRLSNFLLWQSSNCMLYAPEALWPEIGLRHLIWAILNFQRHHAYLEKKKKQL; translated from the coding sequence ATGGAGAGGCAAGTTGGTGCTGAAGAAAGTAAACTGTGCAGGAAGCTGGGAGTTTTCATGAGGAAATGCGTGTTTAGGATACTATCCGTGGGTGTTATTCCAAATCATATTGCATTCATATTGGACGGGAACCGAAGATTCGCCAAGAAGCACAATCTGGCAGGAGAGGGGGCTGGTCACAGGGCTGGATTTTTGACCCTCATGTCCCTGTTGAAGTACTGCGTCGAATTGAGTGTGAAGTATGTCTCTATCTACGCCTTCAGTATAGATAATTTCAAACGAACGCAAAACGAGATTCGATATTTGATGGATCTAATGTTGGAAAAGATGGAGTTGCTGCTTCGGGAAGATGGTTTTCTTAGTAAATATGGTGTCAGAGTATGTTTCATAGGCAACTTAGGACTAGTGAGTGAGCCTATTAGGGTTGCAGCTGAAAAAGTGATGAGAGCTACTTCCAAAAACACCAGGATCGTGATTCTAATCTGCCTGGCATATAGTTCCACTGAGGAGATCGTCCATACTGTTGAAGAAACCTGCCTCGTTACAAAGAAAACCCAGCCCCAAGCATTTAAGCCACGTAATCCTCAAAATGATGTTACTGAAGATGCTGATGAGCATAAAAATAAGGAGAAAAATACTATTAAGCTTGTAGATCTTGAGAAGCATATGTACATGGGTGTATATCCAGATCCTGACATCCTCATCCGAACTTCTGGCGAGAACCGCCTGAGCAATTTCCTTCTTTGGCAGAGCAGCAACTGCATGTTGTATGCCCCAGAAGCACTGTGGCCAGAAATTGGTTTGCGGCACTTGATCTGGGCTATCTTGAACTTTCAACGACACCACGCCTATttggaaaagaagaagaagcagctCTAG
- the LOC102610633 gene encoding fasciclin-like arabinogalactan protein 12, giving the protein MMMTKQTFLSFSLVLLFLLHCTNTLVAQPAAAPAQPAGPIAAPSPPSPPAPLVLPGPAAGPAPSGPTNVTKIFEKAGHFSLLIRLLKSTSVADQIEKQLNDTSNGVTIFAPADDAFSSLSSGTLNSLNDGEKESLMQFHVLSTYIPLSQFQTVSNPLRTNAGDSSKYAFPLNVTSYPNSVNISTGITNASLSGTVYTDGQLAIYQVNKVLLPWNLFGAKPPAPAPSPVKPGKQDSAAATVDDDSSDDDHKVNVSGAVSLVAMQHVVFFAAALVAAMFSL; this is encoded by the coding sequence atgatgatgacgaAGCAAACTTTCCTCTCTTTTTCACTTGTCCTTCTCTTTCTCCTCCATTGCACCAACACCCTAGTAGCTCAGCCagcagcagctccagctcaaCCCGCAGGCCCCATTGCTGCGCCATCTCCGCCTAGTCCTCCGGCACCTCTAGTCCTGCCGGGTCCAGCTGCAGGTCCGGCGCCATCGGGCCCCACCAACGTCACCAAAATCTTCGAAAAAGCAGGCCATTTTTCACTCCTTATTCGGCTGCTTAAGTCCACCTCAGTCGCTGATCAAATAGAGAAGCAGCTCAATGACACAAGCAATGGCGTGACCATCTTTGCACCAGCTGACGACGCGTTTTCCAGCCTCAGTTCCGGCACTCTCAACTCCCTAAACGATGGCGAAAAAGAATCTTTAATGCAGTTTCATGTGCTCTCTACATATATCCCGCTATCACAGTTCCAAACTGTGAGTAACCCGCTGAGAACAAACGCTGGAGATAGCAGCAAATACGCGTTCCCTCTTAATGTGACATCTTATCCCAATTCAGTGAACATTTCCACTGGCATTACCAACGCTAGCTTGTCTGGTACTGTTTACACCGATGGGCAGCTTGCTATTTATCAAGTGAACAAGGTGCTGCTTCCTTGGAACCTCTTTGGTGCTAAGCCCCCAGCACCGGCTCCATCCCCGGTGAAACCTGGCAAGCAGGATTCTGCTGCAGCTACGGTTGATGATGACAGTTCTGATGATGATCATAAAGTGAACGTCTCTGGTGCTGTGAGTCTCGTGGCCATGCAACATGTGGTCTTCTTTGCGGCTGCTTTGGTTGCAGCAATGTTTTCTTTGTGA
- the LOC102610943 gene encoding fasciclin-like arabinogalactan protein 12: MMMKQALISFLSLILLFLLQCSKTLAQPAAAPAQPAGPISSPALPSPPTPLVLPGAAGPASSGPTNFTKILEKVGHFSFFIRLLKATTVRDQIERQLNDTNSGVTVFAPTDNAFSGLSSGTLNTLSDPQKELLIQFHVLSSYIPPTRFQTLRNPLRTNAGTNSRYEYPLNVTSSGNSVNISTGITNTSVSSIVYSDGQLAVYQVDKVLLPWSIFGAKPPAMAPAPAPLKPIKQNSTAVADGDDSTDDDDHNKLNASAAVSLMGMQHVVFLFGASMVLAIFSL; the protein is encoded by the coding sequence atgatgatgaagcAAGCTTTGATCTCCTTTCTATCACTCATCCTACTCTTTCTGCTCCAGTGTTCCAAAACCCTAGCTCAGCCggcagcagctccagctcaaCCAGCAGGGCCAATTTCATCTCCAGCTCTTCCCAGCCCTCCCACGCCTCTAGTTCTCCCTGGCGCTGCAGGACCAGCTTCTTCTGGCCCCACCAACTTCACCAAAATCCTCGAAAAAGTCGgccacttttctttttttatccgATTGCTGAAAGCCACAACAGTCCGTGACCAAATCGAGCGCCAGCTGAATGACACAAACAGCGGCGTGACCGTCTTTGCACCTACTGATAACGCATTCTCTGGCCTCAGCTCAGGCACCCTCAACACCCTCAGCGACCCGCAAAAGGAGTTGTTGATTCAGTTTCACGTGCTCTCTTCATATATCCCGCCAACACGATTCCAAACTTTGAGGAACCCTTTAAGAACAAACGCTGGAACTAACAGCAGATATGAGTATCCGCTTAATGTGACCTCATCTGGCAATTCAGTGAACATTTCAACTGGCATTACTAACACTAGTGTATCTAGTATTGTTTACTCCGATGGGCAGCTTGCTGTGTACCAAGTGGATAAGGTGCTGCTTCCTTGGAGCATTTTTGGGGCTAAGCCTCCGGCAATGGCACCGGCACCGGCACCCTTGAAACCGATAAAGCAGAATTCTACTGCTGTCGCGGACGGAGATGATAgtactgatgatgatgatcataaCAAATTGAATGCCTCTGCTGCAGTGAGTCTCATGGGCATGCAGCATGTGGTGTTCTTGTTTGGGGCTTCTATGGTTTTAGccatattttcattataa
- the LOC102611245 gene encoding fasciclin-like arabinogalactan protein 12, whose product MTRKQHFFAFSLVLLFLLHCTNTVLAQPAAAPAPGPPGPTNVTKVLEKAGQFTLFIRLLKATSVADQIDHQLNDTNNGMTLFAPTDNAFSSLSSGTLNSLNDQEKVALIQFHVIPTYVSLSQFQTVSNPLRTNAGDSSRFEYPLNVTTFGNSVNISSGITNTSVSGTVYTDGQLAVYQVDKVLLPWDLFGAKPPAPAPAPEKPKKKKADAVADGPDGKVDDSSAMSLMNNIKNAVVFAHAIAAVIFLL is encoded by the coding sequence ATGACTAGGAAACAACATTTCTTTGCATTTTCACTAGTCCTCCTCTTTCTCCTGCATTGCACAAATACCGTATTAGCCCAGCCAGCAGCAGCTCCGGCTCCCGGACCACCGGGCCCCACAAACGTCACCAAAGTCCTTGAAAAAGCCGGCCAGTTTACTCTCTTTATCCGGCTACTAAAAGCCACCTCAGTAGCTGATCAAATTGATCACCAGCTCAATGACACAAACAATGGCATGACCCTCTTTGCACCGACCGATAACGCCTTCTCAAGCCTCAGTTCCGGGACCCTCAACTCCCTAAACGACCAAGAAAAGGTTGCCCTAATCCAGTTCCACGTAATCCCCACTTACGTTTCATTATCCCAGTTCCAAACTGTAAGCAATCCCTTGAGAACAAATGCTGGGGACAGCAGCAGATTCGAGTATCCACTCAATGTGACTACTTTTGGCAATTCAGTGAACATATCATCAGGCATTACCAACACAAGCGTGTCTGGTACTGTGTACACCGATGGGCAACTTGCTGTTTATCAAGTGGATAAAGTGCTACTTCCTTGGGATCTTTTCGGAGCTAAGCCTCCGGCGCCGGCGCCGGCACCGGAAAAAcctaagaagaagaaggctgATGCGGTTGCTGACGGTCCTGATGGTAAAGTGGATGACTCTAGTGCAATGAGTCTCAtgaacaatataaaaaatgcgGTGGTCTTTGCACATGCTATTGCTGCAGTGATATTTTTGTTGTGA